The following proteins are encoded in a genomic region of Flammeovirga pectinis:
- a CDS encoding cytochrome C oxidase subunit IV family protein, whose protein sequence is MANHDATLSPEEIKKAKMKTVIKVTAILAAVTIIEFIFAFAWPDGSSRFILNILFVGMTLLKAGYIIMEFMHLGHEVGALKFVILFPMLFLVWLLVALFQEGGAILDAIQNW, encoded by the coding sequence ATGGCAAATCACGATGCAACACTTTCTCCAGAGGAGATTAAGAAAGCAAAAATGAAAACTGTAATTAAGGTTACAGCGATCTTAGCAGCAGTTACAATTATAGAATTTATCTTCGCCTTTGCATGGCCTGACGGTTCAAGTCGTTTTATCCTTAACATATTATTTGTGGGTATGACTTTGCTTAAAGCAGGATATATTATCATGGAATTTATGCACTTAGGCCATGAGGTAGGCGCATTAAAATTTGTGATCTTATTCCCAATGTTATTTTTGGTTTGGCTACTTGTAGCTTTATTCCAAGAGGGTGGAGCAATACTTGATGCAATTCAGAATTGGTAG
- a CDS encoding cytochrome c oxidase subunit 3 — protein sequence MSSTTTLTNPKLSEWDGGQRPMKATYGKLMMWFFLVSDAFTFASLLIAYGVVRFMHPAYEGAYSKFEFATSSDNFYWPIPEKVFNAFPGLHGVDAPLMFVGLMTFILILSSVTMVFAVEAGQRKSKAEVEKWMLWTIVGGITFLGCQAWEWSHFIHGTEGGVIRDGVQVFGANLHENQYGPQLFADFFFFITGFHGVHVTSGVIINIVIFYNVVMGTYEERGTYEMIEKGGLYWHFVDLVWVFVFTFFYLV from the coding sequence ATGTCATCAACTACAACTTTGACAAATCCTAAACTCTCTGAGTGGGATGGTGGACAAAGACCAATGAAAGCAACCTATGGAAAGCTAATGATGTGGTTTTTCCTTGTTTCAGATGCTTTTACATTTGCGTCTTTATTAATAGCATACGGAGTAGTTCGTTTTATGCATCCTGCATACGAAGGAGCATATTCTAAATTCGAATTCGCTACTAGCTCGGATAATTTTTATTGGCCAATACCAGAAAAAGTATTTAATGCTTTTCCAGGATTACATGGAGTAGATGCTCCTTTAATGTTTGTTGGTTTAATGACATTTATTTTAATTCTTTCTTCTGTAACAATGGTATTTGCTGTTGAAGCTGGACAAAGAAAATCTAAAGCAGAAGTAGAAAAATGGATGCTATGGACAATCGTAGGTGGTATTACTTTCTTAGGCTGTCAAGCATGGGAATGGTCTCACTTTATCCACGGTACAGAAGGTGGAGTTATTAGAGATGGTGTTCAGGTTTTTGGAGCAAACTTACATGAAAATCAATACGGACCTCAGTTGTTCGCAGATTTCTTCTTCTTTATTACAGGTTTCCACGGTGTTCACGTTACAAGTGGTGTTATTATTAATATTGTGATTTTTTACAATGTTGTAATGGGTACGTATGAAGAAAGAGGTACTTATGAAATGATTGAGAAAGGCGGTTTATACTGGCACTTTGTCGATTTAGTATGGGTATTTGTATTTACATTCTTCTACTTAGTCTAA
- a CDS encoding cytochrome c oxidase subunit 3, with translation MSIAETPKRPVGMHPKKFAMWLFIVSVVMIFAALTSAYIVRQAEGNWAAFELPSIMYYSTIVILLSSASMHWAYLGAKKDDMSQLKNALTITSVLGVIFLILQFIGWEDLVAMNVFFVGNPSGSFVYVITGLHGLHIVSGILYLFIMLYAAFKNQINSGTIVRIEMCANFWHFLGALWIYLFIFMLMNR, from the coding sequence ATGTCAATAGCAGAAACTCCGAAAAGACCCGTAGGGATGCATCCTAAGAAATTTGCGATGTGGTTATTTATTGTAAGTGTGGTAATGATATTTGCTGCATTGACAAGTGCTTATATTGTAAGACAAGCCGAAGGTAATTGGGCAGCATTCGAGTTGCCATCAATTATGTATTATAGCACAATTGTAATACTATTAAGTAGTGCAAGTATGCATTGGGCTTATCTAGGGGCAAAGAAAGACGATATGTCTCAATTGAAAAATGCACTTACAATAACATCAGTTTTAGGAGTTATTTTTCTAATCCTTCAGTTTATTGGATGGGAAGACCTTGTTGCAATGAATGTTTTCTTTGTGGGTAATCCATCCGGTTCATTTGTATATGTAATAACAGGTTTACACGGGCTTCATATTGTTAGTGGTATTTTGTATTTATTCATTATGCTATATGCAGCTTTTAAAAATCAGATAAATTCTGGTACAATTGTAAGAATTGAGATGTGTGCTAACTTTTGGCACTTTTTAGGAGCATTATGGATTTATCTGTTCATTTTCATGCTGATGAATCGTTAA
- the cyoE gene encoding heme o synthase, which yields MVVAESKDIISEVPQRKSRVRDFYDLLKVRLTGVVVFSGIFGYLLGTTEISITAMIALAVGSFLITGSANTINQIIEKEHDKLMKRTMNRPIPLGIISRKEAGIYALVLAVLGTVIMLYFLNVFATLLSLASLVLYGFVYTPLKRITPLSVLVGAFPGGFPPMIGWVAATGFVGMEGLILFALQFMWQFPHFWAIAWVADKDYKNAGFKMLPFNGDKNVNTAVQISIYTMFLIPIGFLPTQFGMTGITSGIIASLAGAAFLYQTFGLIKEKTDKAALKIMFTSFIYLPIVQIVYLIDKI from the coding sequence ATGGTAGTAGCAGAATCTAAAGATATAATTTCAGAAGTGCCTCAAAGAAAAAGCAGAGTCAGAGATTTTTATGACCTACTAAAGGTTCGTTTAACTGGCGTTGTCGTTTTTTCTGGAATTTTTGGTTACTTATTAGGAACAACAGAAATATCAATTACTGCAATGATTGCATTAGCAGTAGGTAGTTTCTTAATAACAGGGTCCGCAAATACAATAAATCAAATTATCGAGAAAGAACACGATAAATTGATGAAGAGAACAATGAATAGACCTATTCCTTTAGGAATTATTTCTCGAAAGGAGGCGGGTATATATGCATTAGTTCTTGCAGTGTTAGGTACTGTGATAATGTTGTATTTCTTAAATGTATTTGCCACGTTATTATCTTTAGCTTCTCTAGTGTTGTATGGCTTTGTATATACTCCATTAAAAAGAATTACACCACTTTCAGTGTTGGTTGGTGCTTTCCCAGGAGGTTTTCCTCCAATGATTGGTTGGGTAGCAGCTACGGGTTTTGTGGGCATGGAAGGGTTAATATTATTCGCTTTGCAATTTATGTGGCAATTCCCTCATTTTTGGGCAATTGCATGGGTTGCTGATAAAGATTATAAAAATGCTGGTTTTAAAATGTTGCCTTTTAATGGTGATAAAAATGTAAATACAGCAGTTCAAATATCAATTTATACTATGTTTTTAATTCCTATTGGGTTTTTACCAACACAATTTGGAATGACAGGTATTACCTCTGGTATCATTGCATCTTTAGCAGGTGCAGCTTTTTTATATCAAACATTTGGATTGATTAAGGAAAAGACGGATAAAGCAGCATTAAAAATAATGTTTACCTCTTTTATTTATTTACCAATTGTTCAAATTGTATACTTAATCGACAAGATCTAA
- a CDS encoding COX15/CtaA family protein: protein MKKEKTTNNGNLYRKFGIITIIAVFFLILVGGIVRSTGAGMGCPDWPKCFGTWVPPTDVSQLPADYKTIFAVQGREIADFSVFKTWVEYTNRLVGVLIGFLIFLTLLFSLPFRKTDPTVTSFSFLAFVLVGFEGWLGSKVVSTDLHPVLITVHMLVALIIVGVLIYAVARSHKKDLTYQDPTNLNQLNKWIAIILSLSFLQIIMGTQVREAIDIIAKTLGEEQRNLWIDELGMTFYFHRSFSIVVGILNIMFVQRVIKNTAPKHPARLWSKVMLALIGIVVLSGAIMGHFGIPAVLQPVHLLLGSLIVGCQFYIALLVNHSRVLGSNSNSTLKYQHQATT, encoded by the coding sequence ATGAAAAAAGAGAAGACGACAAACAACGGAAACTTATATCGAAAATTCGGAATAATTACAATTATTGCGGTTTTCTTCCTAATTTTAGTTGGTGGTATAGTACGAAGTACAGGAGCCGGAATGGGATGCCCAGATTGGCCTAAATGCTTTGGAACTTGGGTTCCTCCAACAGATGTGAGTCAGCTACCAGCTGATTATAAAACTATATTTGCAGTTCAAGGTAGAGAAATTGCTGATTTTTCAGTATTCAAAACTTGGGTTGAATATACAAATAGACTTGTAGGTGTTTTAATAGGTTTTCTAATTTTTTTAACCTTACTTTTTTCTTTACCCTTTAGAAAAACAGACCCTACAGTTACATCATTTTCTTTTTTAGCGTTTGTATTAGTTGGGTTTGAAGGATGGTTAGGTAGTAAAGTTGTTAGTACCGATTTACATCCCGTTCTAATAACTGTACATATGTTAGTTGCACTAATTATTGTTGGTGTACTTATATACGCAGTAGCAAGATCGCATAAAAAGGATTTAACCTATCAAGATCCAACAAATCTAAATCAGCTTAATAAATGGATTGCAATAATCCTTTCACTATCATTTTTACAAATTATCATGGGTACTCAAGTACGAGAAGCTATTGATATAATTGCAAAAACATTAGGCGAAGAACAAAGAAATTTATGGATAGATGAATTAGGAATGACATTCTATTTTCATAGATCATTTTCAATAGTCGTTGGCATTTTAAACATCATGTTTGTACAACGAGTTATAAAAAATACAGCTCCTAAACACCCTGCTAGATTATGGTCCAAAGTAATGCTTGCATTAATTGGTATTGTGGTACTATCAGGAGCAATTATGGGGCATTTTGGAATTCCAGCTGTTTTACAACCTGTACACTTATTGTTAGGTTCGTTAATTGTTGGATGCCAATTTTATATTGCACTTTTAGTTAATCATTCTAGAGTGCTTGGAAGTAATTCTAACAGTACTTTAAAATACCAACATCAAGCAACAACTTAA
- a CDS encoding Crp/Fnr family transcriptional regulator, protein MSKFTPHLHLRHYTKGEVIFFRDDPSQALYLINSGIITLNIDIEDKFEDLVHLKATDTFGDNAILEGTSRPYNAVCFSDHADVYVIPSAVIHDIFEDDIKIQAKMMSSMAEIYDRFTAHLFRAYKESFGFFDLGRAFMPF, encoded by the coding sequence ATGTCAAAGTTTACTCCTCATTTACACTTAAGGCATTATACTAAGGGTGAAGTGATTTTTTTTAGAGACGATCCTAGTCAGGCACTTTATTTAATTAACAGTGGGATAATTACACTCAATATTGATATTGAAGACAAATTTGAAGATTTAGTACATTTAAAAGCGACGGATACATTTGGAGATAATGCAATTCTTGAAGGCACCAGTAGACCTTATAATGCTGTATGTTTTTCAGACCATGCTGATGTATATGTAATTCCGAGTGCTGTGATTCATGATATTTTTGAAGACGATATTAAGATTCAAGCGAAGATGATGTCGAGTATGGCGGAGATTTATGATAGGTTTACGGCACATTTATTTAGAGCTTATAAGGAATCTTTCGGCTTTTTTGATTTAGGAAGGGCGTTTATGCCTTTTTAG
- the tilS gene encoding tRNA lysidine(34) synthetase TilS, which translates to MNDNPLALEDQFLTYLKSKSLDINNIKLLLAFSGGVDSVGLALLLLKFEINFEIAHMNFQLRGEDSEGDEQFVSDFCKKNDIICHIKKVDTQVEVEQSGKSTQMVARELRYDWFNSLKEEFDFNYILTAHHRSDSVETVLFNLIKGTGIEGLHGIQYLRNTILRPLLFASKSEIRSYVENKQQKWREDKSNKVNKYARNLIRNKIIPLMREINPAVEKSIDVTSNKLSKIENVFFSFINDISLKHWKKEKDVILIDFQKYNHLDDIDIILFYQLKKYSFDFDTALNIIQSFKTNGLKFFSVNKDYVIYTHNNILVLENNNENEIKNSQNIEIDFKEGFYSIGTNSFQTSIVTIDAVSSIDNNATYISEKYFPITVREVLKGDKIRPFGMKSGRKKVFDLLQDENVPSYLRKKTLVIVSCNKEILSAIGIRNSEELRIGKFPVTLMKICF; encoded by the coding sequence ATGAATGACAATCCATTGGCCTTAGAGGACCAATTTTTAACTTATCTTAAATCAAAAAGTCTCGATATTAATAATATTAAACTTTTGTTAGCCTTCAGTGGAGGTGTTGACTCTGTAGGGTTAGCTTTATTGTTATTGAAATTCGAGATCAATTTTGAAATTGCCCACATGAATTTTCAATTAAGAGGAGAAGATAGTGAAGGTGATGAACAATTTGTAAGTGATTTTTGTAAAAAGAATGATATAATATGTCATATCAAAAAAGTTGATACTCAAGTTGAGGTTGAACAATCTGGGAAATCAACACAGATGGTTGCTAGAGAACTAAGGTATGATTGGTTTAATAGTTTAAAAGAAGAATTTGATTTTAATTATATCCTAACTGCTCATCATCGATCTGATAGTGTAGAAACTGTCTTGTTTAATTTAATTAAAGGGACAGGTATTGAAGGATTACATGGTATACAATATTTAAGGAACACTATTTTAAGACCATTATTATTTGCCTCTAAAAGTGAAATCAGAAGTTATGTTGAAAATAAACAGCAGAAGTGGAGAGAAGACAAATCTAATAAGGTCAATAAGTATGCTCGTAATTTAATACGGAATAAAATTATTCCATTAATGAGAGAGATAAACCCTGCAGTCGAAAAAAGTATTGATGTAACATCAAATAAATTATCTAAGATAGAGAACGTGTTCTTTTCTTTTATAAATGATATTTCATTAAAGCATTGGAAAAAAGAAAAGGATGTCATTTTAATTGATTTTCAGAAGTACAATCATTTAGATGATATCGATATTATTCTCTTTTATCAATTAAAAAAATATAGTTTTGATTTTGATACTGCACTTAACATTATTCAATCTTTTAAAACGAATGGATTAAAGTTTTTTTCAGTAAATAAAGACTACGTAATCTATACACACAATAATATATTGGTGTTAGAAAATAATAATGAGAATGAAATAAAAAACAGTCAGAATATAGAGATTGATTTTAAAGAAGGTTTTTATTCCATTGGTACCAATTCTTTTCAAACGTCTATAGTAACAATTGATGCTGTATCTTCGATTGATAATAATGCCACTTACATTTCTGAAAAATATTTCCCTATAACTGTAAGAGAAGTTCTTAAAGGCGATAAAATTCGTCCTTTCGGGATGAAAAGTGGTAGAAAAAAGGTTTTTGACTTACTTCAAGACGAAAATGTACCGAGTTATCTTCGAAAAAAAACATTAGTTATAGTATCTTGTAATAAGGAAATTCTAAGTGCAATTGGAATTAGAAACTCAGAAGAGTTAAGAATTGGGAAATTTCCTGTTACTTTGATGAAGATTTGTTTTTAA
- a CDS encoding OstA-like protein, protein MKKNIFLIILLIISLCGRLTSFGQTEDKVRISAARSKGISGYRVFYSSPQKRVILKQKTTTIYCDEARQNIKTEDVTATGNVIVIDKKTKITGSKLLYKKNQGEVIITGRIVKLIDEDITLVTDKLYYYTSTKEAKYLTGGTVNQETMVLTSVEGYLKNKELIFIKDVVMDDSVKTQHLVTEKLIYDRETKISTFNTRTVINSKDGDVTANAGTYNTDNGKVHFEGSAIVENDKYILVGDKIDTNKNTGNSKAVGNVIFFSKEDTAIIYADVVVRFDSSTFAYGNALMSKPIKGNWMDMYYLAADTLHSINDTTTQENTLYAYHNVAMWSKDMKSRCDSLVYYYNDSMIYFYQDPRIWAQKSQMTGEVIRTDITSKGVERLYLNRNGFIISEDTIQNYNQVKGKKIIAHFENNSLFKVDVKGNGMTRFFQLTDDKRNIYALNKSSCPAMTLFFEENNEVKNIEYNKKHDSNILPPSKIQKPDMFLPGFKNRFDEIPPKDELLERVRLREDLPDDMPRDPTKQADQIKILFDGKQILNKNYQGQPLWMHRPQKKVEAGN, encoded by the coding sequence ATGAAGAAAAATATTTTTTTAATCATTTTGTTAATAATTTCACTTTGTGGTCGTTTAACCTCTTTTGGACAAACGGAAGACAAAGTTAGAATCAGTGCCGCACGTTCTAAAGGTATTTCTGGTTATAGGGTATTCTATAGCAGTCCGCAGAAACGTGTTATTCTAAAGCAAAAAACTACAACAATTTATTGTGATGAAGCACGTCAAAATATAAAAACAGAAGATGTGACTGCTACAGGTAATGTAATTGTAATTGATAAAAAAACAAAGATTACAGGTAGTAAACTACTCTACAAGAAAAATCAAGGAGAAGTAATTATTACAGGTAGAATTGTAAAATTAATTGATGAGGACATTACTTTAGTCACAGATAAATTATACTATTATACTTCTACTAAAGAAGCAAAATATCTAACAGGAGGTACAGTAAACCAAGAAACAATGGTCCTCACTTCTGTAGAAGGCTACTTAAAAAACAAAGAACTTATTTTTATAAAAGATGTTGTTATGGATGATTCTGTAAAAACACAACATTTAGTAACAGAGAAATTAATATACGATAGAGAGACTAAAATCTCTACGTTTAATACAAGAACAGTTATAAACTCTAAAGATGGTGATGTAACTGCAAATGCAGGTACTTATAACACTGATAATGGTAAAGTACATTTTGAAGGTTCTGCTATTGTAGAAAATGATAAATATATTTTGGTTGGAGATAAAATTGACACAAATAAGAACACAGGTAACAGTAAAGCCGTAGGTAATGTAATTTTCTTTAGTAAAGAGGATACAGCTATAATTTATGCAGATGTTGTTGTGCGCTTCGATAGTTCTACTTTTGCTTATGGGAATGCTCTAATGAGTAAGCCTATTAAGGGCAACTGGATGGATATGTACTATTTAGCAGCAGATACACTTCATTCTATTAATGATACCACTACACAAGAGAATACTTTATATGCTTATCATAATGTAGCGATGTGGTCTAAGGATATGAAATCTAGATGTGACTCTTTGGTTTATTATTACAATGACTCAATGATTTATTTCTATCAAGATCCACGAATTTGGGCACAAAAATCTCAGATGACGGGTGAAGTTATACGAACAGATATTACATCTAAAGGTGTGGAGCGTTTATACCTGAATAGAAATGGCTTTATTATTTCAGAGGATACAATACAAAATTATAATCAAGTAAAAGGTAAAAAGATTATTGCTCATTTTGAAAATAATAGTCTTTTTAAAGTTGATGTAAAGGGTAATGGAATGACAAGGTTTTTTCAATTAACTGATGACAAGAGAAATATATATGCATTAAATAAATCATCTTGTCCTGCTATGACTTTATTCTTTGAAGAAAATAATGAGGTAAAAAACATTGAGTATAATAAGAAACATGATTCAAATATACTCCCTCCTAGTAAAATCCAGAAGCCTGATATGTTTTTACCTGGTTTTAAAAATAGGTTTGATGAAATACCTCCAAAAGACGAATTACTTGAAAGGGTTCGTTTAAGAGAAGATCTACCTGATGATATGCCTAGGGACCCTACAAAGCAAGCTGATCAAATAAAGATACTATTTGATGGTAAGCAAATTTTAAATAAAAACTACCAAGGCCAACCCTTATGGATGCATAGACCTCAGAAAAAAGTAGAAGCAGGCAACTAA
- a CDS encoding 1,4-dihydroxy-2-naphthoate polyprenyltransferase, giving the protein MKAWIQAFRLRTLPLALSSIILGSFLAYGDEPTFFSWKIVGLCVLTTIFLQVLSNLANDYGDSVHGADHEDREGPSRAVQSGKISLSAMKTAIIIFSALSLFSGLYLLYISLTSWTEFMYFLGLGVLSIIAAITYTAGKKPYGYAGLGDISVFIFFGLVGVIGSYYLQVKSFDVMLFLPAAACGLLAVAVLNVNNIRDIKSDISAGKKSVPVRIGRKWAILYHWMLLFGALICASVYVFFTYSSPFQWLFVLTFPLLRRNGNAITKLTEPQDLDPYLKQMALSSLLFSVTFGLGQILDLFVKI; this is encoded by the coding sequence ATGAAAGCTTGGATACAGGCCTTTAGACTAAGAACATTGCCATTGGCTTTGTCTAGTATTATACTTGGAAGTTTTTTAGCATACGGAGATGAACCAACTTTCTTTAGTTGGAAAATTGTAGGGTTGTGTGTTTTAACAACAATTTTTTTACAAGTATTATCAAACCTTGCTAATGATTATGGTGATTCTGTTCATGGAGCAGATCATGAGGATAGAGAAGGTCCATCAAGAGCAGTACAATCCGGAAAGATTTCATTGAGTGCTATGAAAACGGCAATTATTATTTTCAGTGCCTTGTCGTTGTTCTCGGGTTTATATTTGCTATATATCAGTCTTACTTCTTGGACTGAATTTATGTATTTCTTAGGTTTAGGAGTACTCTCAATTATTGCTGCAATAACTTACACAGCAGGAAAAAAGCCTTATGGTTATGCTGGTTTGGGAGATATTAGCGTTTTTATATTTTTTGGATTGGTAGGAGTTATTGGAAGTTATTACTTACAAGTTAAGTCTTTTGATGTAATGTTATTTTTACCAGCAGCAGCTTGTGGTTTATTAGCTGTAGCAGTATTGAATGTAAATAATATACGAGATATAAAATCTGATATTAGTGCGGGTAAGAAGTCTGTTCCTGTTAGAATAGGACGAAAATGGGCTATATTATACCATTGGATGCTTTTATTTGGAGCATTAATTTGTGCTTCAGTTTATGTATTCTTTACTTATAGTTCACCTTTTCAATGGTTGTTTGTATTAACTTTCCCGTTATTGCGACGAAATGGAAATGCAATTACTAAATTAACAGAACCTCAAGATCTTGACCCATATTTAAAACAAATGGCTTTAAGTTCATTGCTTTTTTCTGTAACATTTGGGTTGGGACAAATTTTAGATTTGTTCGTGAAAATCTAA
- a CDS encoding SIR2 family NAD-dependent protein deacylase — protein MQKQKIVVLTGAGISAESGIPTFRGGDGLWEGHDIMDVASPIGWKKDRNLVLEFYNERRKVAKRAEPNKGHIVLAELEKHFDITIITQNVDNLHEKAGSTNVVHLHGQLFESRSTLDDTLIYPIKGDFLNEGDKCEKGSQLRPNIVWFGEDVPLMQEAAEITSEADYFIIVGTSLQVYPAANLIDYTPSNCKSFIIDPSIPSNSNISGIKTIKEKGSIGLPIIMDYLMKLDKNI, from the coding sequence ATGCAAAAGCAAAAAATTGTTGTTTTAACTGGTGCTGGAATCAGTGCAGAAAGTGGAATCCCGACTTTTAGAGGTGGAGATGGTTTATGGGAAGGACACGATATTATGGATGTTGCCTCTCCAATTGGATGGAAAAAAGACAGAAATTTAGTTCTTGAATTTTATAATGAAAGACGTAAAGTCGCAAAAAGAGCAGAGCCTAATAAAGGACATATTGTTTTAGCTGAGTTGGAAAAACATTTTGATATTACTATTATAACTCAGAATGTAGATAATTTACACGAAAAAGCAGGATCCACAAATGTCGTTCATTTACATGGTCAATTATTTGAATCAAGAAGTACTTTAGACGACACTTTGATCTACCCTATTAAAGGTGATTTTTTAAACGAAGGGGATAAATGTGAAAAAGGAAGCCAATTAAGACCAAATATTGTTTGGTTTGGAGAAGATGTTCCATTAATGCAAGAAGCTGCGGAAATAACATCCGAAGCAGATTATTTTATTATTGTTGGTACTTCATTACAGGTATACCCAGCAGCAAACTTAATAGATTACACTCCTTCTAACTGTAAATCATTTATTATAGACCCCTCAATCCCATCAAATTCTAATATATCTGGCATTAAAACAATTAAAGAAAAAGGTTCAATAGGATTACCAATCATAATGGACTATTTAATGAAATTGGACAAAAACATATAA
- a CDS encoding SiaC family regulatory phosphoprotein, with amino-acid sequence MNTQIPVVFMDSENSKGNILGESYHDGVSQIYSDIVDWINDYFKENDTFSLNFGLGYFNTPSSKGIYNILKCLKEWTDQNKLVSIFWYVSENDDDLLEDIEDLSDDVDIHISTIMTDKKSQIAS; translated from the coding sequence ATGAACACCCAAATTCCTGTTGTTTTTATGGACAGTGAAAACAGCAAGGGCAACATTCTAGGAGAATCTTATCATGATGGTGTCAGTCAAATATATTCTGACATTGTTGATTGGATTAATGACTACTTCAAAGAAAATGACACATTCTCTTTAAATTTTGGATTGGGATATTTTAATACTCCTTCTTCAAAAGGAATTTATAACATTCTAAAGTGTTTAAAAGAATGGACCGACCAAAACAAGTTGGTTTCTATATTTTGGTATGTTTCGGAAAATGATGATGACTTACTAGAAGATATAGAAGATTTATCAGATGATGTAGACATTCACATTTCTACAATTATGACAGATAAAAAGAGTCAAATTGCTAGTTAA